The following are encoded together in the Tamandua tetradactyla isolate mTamTet1 chromosome 14, mTamTet1.pri, whole genome shotgun sequence genome:
- the LOC143655074 gene encoding olfactory receptor 4F3/4F16/4F29-like, with product MDGANHSMVSEFVLLGLTNSWELQFLIFVFSSILYVASMVGNTLIMLTVTFDPHLHSPMYFLLANLSLIDLGVSSVTSPKMIFDIFRKCKVISFGGCITQIFFIHVIGGVEMVLLIAMAFDRYVAICKPLHYLTIMSPRMCIFFLVAAWVVGLIHSLVQLAFVVNLPFCGPNVLDSFYCDLPRLIKLACTDTYQLEFMVTANSGFISVGSFFILLISYIVIILSVQKLSSAGSSKALSTLSAHITVVVLFFGPLIFFYTWPSPSILLDKFLGIFDAVLTPFLNPMIYTFRNQEMKVAMRRACRQLLSYGKIS from the coding sequence ATGGATGGAGCGAATCACTCCATGGTGTCAGAGTTTGTATTACTGGGACTCACTAATTCATGGGAACTCCAGTTTCTCATCTTTGTGTTCTCCTCCATTTTGTATGTGGCAAGCATGGTGGGAAACACCCTCATTATGCTCACAGTGACTTTTGACCCTCACTTACACTCCCCCATGTACTTTCTGTTGGCCAACCTCTCCCTAATTGACTTGGGTGTTTCTTCTGTCACTTCTCCCAAGatgatttttgacatttttagaaAGTGCAAAGTCATTTCCTTTGGAGGCTGCATCACTCAAATCTTCTTCATCCATGTCATTGGTGGTGTGGAGATGGTGCTGCTCATAGCCATGGCCTTTGACAGATATGTGGCCATTTGTAAACCCCTCCACTATCTGACCATCATGAGCCCACGgatgtgcattttctttttagtagCTGCCTGGGTGGTTGGCCTCATTCATTCTTTGGTTCAGTTGGCTTTTGTAGTAAACTTACCCTTTTGTGGTCCTAATGTGTTGGACAGCTTTTACTGTGACCTTCCTCGGTTAATCAAACTGGCCTGTACTGACACCTACCAACTGGAGTTTATGGTCACAGCCAATAGTGGATTCATCTCTGTTGGTTCCTTCTTCATATTGCTCATTTCCTATATTGTCATCATTCTCAGTGTTCAGAAACTCTCTTCAGCTGGTTCATCCAAGGCTCTGTCCACACTTTCAGCTCATATCACTgtagtggttttgttttttggtccTTTGATATTCTTTTATACATGGCCATCTCCTTCCATACTTCTGGATAAGTTTCTGGGCATTTTTGATGCAGTTCTCACTCCTTTCCTGAATCCTATGATTTATACATTCAGGAATCAAGAAATGAAGGTGGCAATGAGGAGAGCATGCAGACAGCTATTAAGCTATGGAAAGATTTCTTAA